One region of Kazachstania africana CBS 2517 chromosome 3, complete genome genomic DNA includes:
- the CPR8 gene encoding peptidylprolyl isomerase family protein CPR8 (similar to Saccharomyces cerevisiae CPR4 (YCR069W) and CPR8 (YNR028W); ancestral locus Anc_6.336), which yields MLLISFLIHLLFTLLQCYAVEDKHPTIRDVDFRKIHSPDPPVTHHVLMGIVYYDSTESKYTVTELIMDLYGTTAPYAVENFVALARGFKVSMDPKSPQDTIDLGYKRSLIDRIFPNDRIIGGDVLPGLAPYSVFGPNFADEPFFLKHDRPGRLSLLNKGEPDSNDSNFFITMKPEGSPEYDDKHVVFGQIIMGLDNLLERIQNVKINDEGVPAKKVAISHMIVDEVEIPDKDEKHREYLERLAKFNEGDLSVGTALVPTATQMRDAKNLEDESFALLNHPATSVSIGIIGLLLCYALMKFRRQLLIHSKKIVSFRND from the coding sequence atgttattaATATCCTTCTTAATCCATTTACTATTCACATTATTACAGTGCTATGCAGTTGAAGATAAACACCCAACCATAAGAGATGTAGACtttagaaaaattcattctCCTGATCCCCCAGTGACCCACCACGTTCTCATGGGTATAGTTTACTATGACAGTACGgaatcaaaatatacaGTCACTGAACTAATTATGGACTTATACGGTACAACGGCTCCATATGCAgtggaaaattttgtcGCATTAGCAAGAGGTTTCAAAGTTTCGATGGATCCGAAAAGTCCTCAAGATACAATAGATTTAGGTTATAAACGTAGTTTAATCGATCGTATATTCCCAAATGACAGAATTATTGGAGGTGACGTTTTGCCTGGCTTGGCACCATATTCTGTATTCGGTCCCAACTTCGCCGATGAACCTTTCTTCTTAAAACACGATAGACCAGGCAGATTGTCTCTATTGAACAAGGGCGAGCCAGATTCAAATGACTCAAACTTTTTCATCACGATGAAGCCAGAAGGATCGCCAGAATATGATGACAAACATGTCGTCTTTGGACAAATAATTATGGGATTAGATAACCTCTTAGAGCGGATCCAAAATGTTAAGATCAATGATGAAGGTGTTCCTGCTAAGAAAGTTGCCATTAGTCATATGATTGTCGATGAAGTCGAAATTCCAGACAAAGATGAAAAACATCGAGAATATCTCGAAAGATTAgccaaattcaatgaaggCGACCTTTCGGTAGGCACCGCATTGGTTCCTACAGCAACTCAAATGAGGGATGCCAAGAATTTAGAAGACGAGAGCTTCGCTCTTTTGAACCATCCTGCAACTAGTGTTAGCATAGGTATAATTGGATTATTACTCTGCTATgcattaatgaaatttagAAGACAATTGCTTATacattcaaagaaaattgtatCCTTTAGAAATGACTGA
- the ZNG1 gene encoding GTP-dependent zinc transferase (similar to Saccharomyces cerevisiae YNR029C; ancestral locus Anc_6.337) — MSNVPALKNYKFDREEDGELPTLVTGQEDNLNEIFKQVKSDGGTRIVSDAKISRVNKQNETVDLGDGSHKKRIPVTIITGYLGSGKSTLLEKIALQGSDKKIAVILNEFGDSSEIEKAMTIRNGDAAYEEWLDLGNGCLCCSLKNVGVKAIEDMVDRSPGKIDYILLETSGIADPAPIAKMFWQDEGLNSSVYIDGIITVLDSEHILKCLDDVSEETHWHGENVTVENNLTIAHFQIAMADRIILNKIDKIGDNSEYLRSLDSRIREINSVAPFYFTKFAEISLDKLLDIHAYGMEISLDNNDSSNLWEDRPTLHDSRMNTVMLKFRPLKGEIEYGRFLKGFLRPLLWKNFGASDNIQKNQHDWEIQRTKGLIIINNEGERDVKVIQGVRDTYDILQGDPKVEAEECKLVFIGKYLVKADIEKLLKNIL; from the coding sequence ATGTCTAATGTGCCAGCACTGAAGAATTATAAGTTTGatagagaagaagatggtGAGTTGCCAACGTTGGTTACGGGTCAAGAggataatttgaatgagaTTTTTAAGCAGGTCAAGAGTGATGGTGGTACGCGTATTGTGAGTGATGCTAAGATCAGTCGGGTCAATAAACAGAATGAGACGGTTGACTTAGGCGATGGGAGTCATAAGAAGAGGATACCTGTTACCATTATTACAGGGTATCTTGGTTCAGGTAAATCCACATTGTTAGAGAAGATTGCATTGCAGGGTAGTGACAAGAAAATCGCCGTTATTCTTAATGAATTTGGAGATTCTAGTGAGATCGAAAAAGCAATGACTATAAGGAATGGTGACGCTGCTTACGAAGAATGGTTGGATCTGGGTAATGGCTGTCTCTGTTGTTCCTTAAAGAACGTAGGTGTTAAAGCAATTGAAGATATGGTGGATAGATCACctggaaaaattgattatatACTGTTGGAGACATCGGGTATCGCTGACCCAGCACCCATTGCAAAAATGTTCTGGCAAGATGAAGGTTTGAATAGTAGTGTTTATATTGATGGGATAATAACGGTGCTTGACAGTGAgcatattttgaaatgttTAGATGACGTTTCGGAAGAAACACACTGGCATGGTGAAAATGTTACGGTGGAGAACAATTTGACAATAGcacattttcaaattgcaATGGCAGATAGGATTATACTGAATaagattgataaaattggTGACAATTCCGAGTATTTAAGATCTTTAGATTCGAGAATACGTGAAATCAATTCGGTAGCACCATTTTATTTCACCAAATTTGCTGAAATTAGCTTagataaattattagatattCATGCGTACGGTATGGAAATAAGTTTAGACAATAACGATAGTAGTAATTTGTGGGAGGATAGACCCACATTGCACGATTCGAGAATGAATACGGTTATGTTGAAGTTTAGACCATTGAAAGGTGAAATAGAATATGGTCGGTTCTTAAAGGGGTTTTTAAGACCACTTTTGTGGAAGAATTTTGGTGCATCAGATAATATCCAAAAAAACCAACATGACTGGGAAATACAGAGAACCAAAGGTTTGATAataatcaataatgaaggTGAAAGAGACGTCAAGGTTATTCAAGGTGTTAGGGACACTTATGATATTTTGCAAGGAGATCCTAAGGTTGAGGCCGAAGAGTGTAAGCTTGTATTTATTGGGAAGTATCTTGTTAAAgcagatattgaaaaattgttgaaaaatattttgtaa
- the ALG12 gene encoding dolichyl-P-Man:Man(7)GlcNAc(2)-PP-dolichol alpha-1,6-mannosyltransferase (similar to Saccharomyces cerevisiae ALG12 (YNR030W); ancestral locus Anc_6.338), whose product MKWSYLDTTLFIVISLHLINAPFTKVEESFNIQAIHDILKYGVTDISKYDHLQFPGVVPRTFLGALVTAAFTKFFMIITSFWSGPSDEVNGFETQLLARCIIGLFNGASYLYLKNAIQEVFDKKVKEAEEKEVEVETDFSSVGDWFIVFIISSFHLMFYSTRPLPNFILALPLVNVAMAWTLAGTYNWSIFLVAFTAIIFRLELVAIGSGIALASVYYKKISLVNAIKFGLMGLGIGMGISLTIDSYFWQRWGVPEIDAFIFNVLSAQASNWGTEPIFAYFTHYLLILFLPPTVLLLNYLGFTLAPENFRIITFAAYFHIAVLSMQPHKEWRFIVYAIPPIISMGSITAAYLWENFRVQSLKNAMYLIILPLSPIVSFALSMIFLYISTMNYPGGEALVKFNQYVIENNITNSVVHISVPPCMTGVTLFGEIDSEKFNITYDRTEDFEKLETIWPSFDYLITHESNSTNLPFSLSGFEWELINTTPIFTGVHYTYISGLMSQEQRSIPAILKEYFASDFSEIVSSGREFLDKTITKKDIFFTYKRKETK is encoded by the coding sequence atgaagtgGTCGTATTTGGATACAACTTTGTTCATAGTTATTTCACTACATTTGATTAATGCCCCTTTCACGAAAGTGGAGGAAAGCTTCAACATACAAGCTATACATGATATCTTGAAGTACGGTGTCACGGATATTTCTAAATATGATCATCTACAATTCCCTGGCGTAGTTCCAAGAACATTTCTGGGAGCGCTGGTGACGGCTGCCttcacaaaatttttcatgattATCACTTCGTTTTGGAGTGGTCCTTCAGATGAAGTTAACGGTTTTGAGACTCAATTGTTAGCCAGATGTATTATTGGTCTGTTCAACGGGGCCTCCTACCTATATCTCAAGAATGCCATTCAAGAAGTCTTCGATAAAAAAGTGaaagaagctgaagaaaaagaagtagAAGTAGAAACTGATTTTAGCAGTGTCGGAGATTGGTTCATAGTTTTCATCATATCCAGTTTCCATCTAATGTTTTACAGTACCAGGCCTTTACCTAATTTCATTCTAGCTTTACCATTAGTCAACGTTGCTATGGCCTGGACGCTTGCAGGAACATACAATTGGTCTATCTTCTTAGTTGCATTCACTgctattatttttagattGGAATTAGTTGCTATCGGTTCAGGAATTGCACTTGCGAGTGtatattataaaaaaatctcaCTGGTCAACGCAATTAAATTTGGTCTTATGGGATTAGGCATAGGTATGGGTATTTCTTTGACCATTGATTCCTATTTCTGGCAGAGGTGGGGTGTCCCTGAGATTGATGcatttatcttcaatgttCTCTCGGCACAAGCCTCTAATTGGGGTACTGAACCAATCTTTGCTTATTTTACACACTACCTATTGATTCTTTTCCTACCACCAACCGTTTTGCTACTAAACTATTTAGGTTTCACTTTGGCTCCCGAAAATTTCAGGATTATTACATTTGCAGCATACTTCCATATCGCTGTTTTATCCATGCAACCTCATAAAGAATGGAGATTTATTGTTTATGCAATTCCCCCTATCATTTCAATGGGCTCAATTACAGCTGCTTATCTATGGGAAAATTTCAGAGTCcaatcattgaaaaatgcgatgtatttgataatcttACCATTATCACCAATCGTATCATTTGCTCTTTCGATGATCTTTTTATACATATCAACAATGAATTACCCTGGTGGAGAAGCTTTGGTTAAGTTCAACCAGTATGTTatcgaaaataatattactAATTCTGTTGTCCACATAAGTGTACCACCTTGTATGACAGGTGTCACTTTATTTGGGGAAATtgattctgaaaaattcaatattacGTACGATAGAactgaagattttgaaaaattggaaaccATATGGCCATCTtttgattatttgataaCACATGAGTCAAATAGTACTAACCtaccattttctttaagTGGTTTCGAATGGGAATTGATCAACACTACGCCAATATTTACTGGTGTCCACTATACATACATTAGTGGGTTGATGTCACAGGAACAAAGGAGTATTCCTGCCatcttgaaagaatatTTCGCATCAGATTTCTCTGAGATTGTCTCAAGTGGAAGGGAATTTTTGGACAAGACAATAACTAAAAAAGATATCTTCTTTACTTACAAAAGGAAGGAAACAAAATAG